The Pseudomonas parafulva genome includes a window with the following:
- a CDS encoding DUF6231 family protein: protein MTDGFSQRTPQQALAALLERVTPQRLLLVGTRFPALDAFLLAHPEASLASAPPGPLPAELAAQRFDLALLVDCLEHLPKRNGLELLGGIRNLNASRVAVLADLAACGWQDTDFFALALSASEKFQRDQQVLSLFTYDLHDYKQVPDWLNARFWANPENFGKYWW from the coding sequence ATGACCGACGGTTTTTCCCAACGCACGCCGCAGCAGGCGCTCGCTGCCTTGCTCGAGCGCGTCACCCCGCAACGCCTGTTGCTGGTGGGCACGCGGTTCCCGGCACTTGATGCCTTCCTGCTGGCCCACCCTGAGGCGAGCCTGGCGAGCGCACCGCCGGGCCCGCTGCCGGCTGAACTGGCAGCACAGCGCTTCGACCTGGCGCTTCTGGTCGATTGCCTGGAGCACCTGCCCAAGCGCAACGGGTTGGAACTGCTTGGTGGCATCCGCAATCTCAACGCCAGTCGAGTCGCAGTGCTGGCCGACCTGGCGGCCTGCGGCTGGCAGGACACGGACTTCTTCGCCCTGGCCCTGTCGGCCAGCGAGAAGTTTCAGCGCGACCAGCAGGTGTTGAGCCTGTTCACCTATGATCTACATGACTACAAGCAGGTCCCTGACTGGCTGAACGCGCGGTTCTGGGCCAACCCTGAAAACTTCGGCAAATACTGGTGGTGA